Proteins from a single region of Chryseobacterium sp. T16E-39:
- a CDS encoding anhydro-N-acetylmuramic acid kinase has protein sequence MTVRAIGLMSGTSLDGLDICFVQFEKQQEWSFQILKAKTIPYPKHWKDQLRNSIYLSPEELLELNAEYGFYLGKSIHQFIQSHQLKNIDLISSHGHTVFHQPQKKFTLQIGDGRAIKLETGLPVIYDFRSQDVLMGGNGAPLVPIGDELLFPQYDACINLGGFSNISLKSNSKRVAFDIVPVNIILNQLVQKFGKEYDKNGELAKEGKVHDQLLNHLSALQFYRLPYPKSLGIEWCNENIFPSFENIETLDLLATFTEHIAQQISQVINENKLENILFTGGGTHNTYLIEKIKSKTKGEIVIPERQIIDYKEALIFAFIGILRLNNEVNVLASATGSFRDHSSGIIA, from the coding sequence ATGACTGTACGAGCAATAGGTTTAATGTCAGGTACCAGCTTAGACGGCTTAGATATTTGTTTTGTACAATTTGAAAAACAACAGGAATGGAGCTTTCAAATATTGAAAGCGAAAACAATTCCTTATCCCAAACATTGGAAAGACCAACTTAGAAACTCTATTTATCTTTCTCCGGAAGAATTACTGGAGCTTAATGCGGAATATGGATTTTACTTAGGAAAATCCATTCACCAATTCATCCAGTCTCATCAATTAAAAAATATCGACCTCATTTCGTCTCATGGTCATACGGTTTTTCACCAACCTCAAAAAAAATTCACATTGCAGATTGGAGACGGAAGAGCCATCAAACTTGAAACGGGCTTACCAGTAATTTATGATTTCAGAAGTCAGGATGTACTTATGGGAGGTAACGGAGCTCCATTGGTTCCTATAGGAGATGAGCTTCTTTTCCCCCAATATGATGCCTGTATTAATTTGGGCGGATTCTCCAATATATCATTAAAAAGTAACTCAAAAAGGGTTGCATTCGATATAGTTCCTGTTAATATCATTCTTAACCAGCTTGTTCAGAAATTTGGTAAGGAATATGATAAAAATGGCGAACTGGCAAAAGAAGGTAAAGTCCACGATCAATTACTAAACCATCTTAGCGCACTTCAATTCTACAGACTACCCTATCCAAAATCGCTTGGCATTGAATGGTGTAACGAAAATATTTTCCCTTCATTTGAAAATATAGAAACTCTTGATTTGCTAGCAACTTTTACAGAGCACATTGCTCAACAGATTTCCCAGGTAATTAATGAAAATAAGTTAGAAAATATTTTATTTACAGGTGGAGGAACTCATAACACCTATCTTATTGAAAAAATAAAATCTAAAACAAAAGGTGAAATTGTTATCCCAGAGAGACAGATCATCGATTACAAAGAAGCATTAATATTTGCTTTTATAGGCATCTTAAGGCTCAATAATGAAGTTAACGTCTTAGCTTCTGCAACGGGGAGTTTTAGGGATCACAGCTCAGGAATTATAGCATAA
- the gldJ gene encoding gliding motility lipoprotein GldJ, with amino-acid sequence MKKLKLFSLIALSSTLALTSCGGSGTNKGGGTKKFISKTGWKPNEKQGWFFAGKQQKQKGWPGMVYVEGGTFTMGLVKDDVMHDWNNSPRRMQVSSFFIGETEITNYEYREYLTWLKYVFPPSDPSFKEIYNGALPDTLLWDNKLSRNDYNETYFRSPEFDYYPVVGVSWTQANRYCEWLTDRANEKALMSAGIIAKDLYINESNNQGGTAFNMDKFKANDPEMQGYINEQRMQQKSGLKTTNQRLLSANRAPNSAMVQKFRLPTEVEWEYAALGMAKNREYNQYLGKKPEIERLRGTKGRDRGMFLENFKMGRGDYSGIAGWKNDGSARTSDVRQYPSNDLGVYGMYGNVSEWTADVYRPIIDEDFSDFNYYRGNMPQAVVKNGDGTYKMVDEGSIKYDTLADGRLVYKSLPGQFEKQTIADYRNYRDGDRQSSLEYYKAGDSTAAYDMYNSPKQRFIVDGSGRVIMQKDTKDRTSAMSNDIRVIKGGSWQDTAYWLDPGQRRYKDQNRAFGWIGFRVAQDARAADKSRTRR; translated from the coding sequence ATGAAAAAACTAAAGTTGTTTTCATTAATAGCATTGAGTTCTACACTTGCATTAACCAGTTGTGGTGGATCAGGTACCAACAAAGGTGGAGGTACTAAAAAATTTATCAGTAAGACGGGTTGGAAACCAAACGAAAAACAAGGTTGGTTTTTTGCAGGAAAGCAACAAAAGCAGAAAGGTTGGCCGGGGATGGTATATGTAGAAGGTGGAACTTTTACAATGGGATTAGTGAAAGATGATGTCATGCACGATTGGAATAATTCGCCTCGCAGAATGCAGGTAAGTTCTTTCTTTATCGGTGAAACAGAGATTACTAACTACGAATACCGCGAATACCTGACATGGTTGAAGTATGTATTCCCACCTAGTGATCCAAGTTTTAAGGAAATCTATAATGGTGCTTTGCCAGATACCTTATTATGGGATAACAAACTATCTAGAAATGATTACAATGAGACGTATTTCCGTTCTCCTGAGTTTGATTACTATCCGGTAGTTGGTGTTTCATGGACTCAAGCAAACAGATACTGCGAATGGTTAACAGACAGAGCAAATGAAAAAGCTTTAATGTCTGCAGGAATCATTGCTAAAGATTTGTATATCAATGAATCCAATAATCAAGGAGGAACTGCATTTAATATGGATAAATTCAAAGCGAATGATCCTGAAATGCAAGGATATATTAATGAACAAAGGATGCAGCAAAAATCTGGTTTAAAAACGACAAACCAAAGATTACTTTCTGCTAATAGAGCTCCAAACTCTGCAATGGTTCAGAAGTTCAGACTTCCTACAGAAGTTGAATGGGAATATGCAGCGCTTGGTATGGCTAAAAATAGAGAATATAACCAATACTTAGGTAAAAAACCGGAAATCGAAAGATTAAGAGGTACCAAAGGAAGAGACAGAGGAATGTTCCTTGAAAACTTCAAAATGGGTAGAGGAGATTATTCTGGTATTGCAGGTTGGAAAAATGATGGTTCTGCAAGAACTTCAGATGTTAGACAATATCCTTCAAATGACCTTGGTGTTTATGGAATGTATGGAAACGTTTCTGAATGGACTGCCGATGTGTACAGACCTATTATTGACGAAGATTTCAGTGATTTCAACTACTACAGAGGAAACATGCCTCAAGCTGTTGTAAAGAACGGAGACGGTACTTATAAAATGGTGGATGAAGGAAGTATTAAATATGATACTTTAGCTGATGGTAGATTAGTATACAAAAGCTTACCAGGGCAGTTTGAAAAACAGACTATTGCTGATTACAGAAACTACAGAGATGGTGACAGACAATCTTCTTTAGAATATTATAAAGCAGGAGATTCTACTGCAGCTTATGATATGTACAATTCTCCAAAACAGAGATTTATTGTAGATGGAAGTGGTAGAGTAATTATGCAAAAAGATACCAAAGACAGAACGTCTGCAATGTCGAATGACATCAGAGTTATCAAAGGTGGTTCTTGGCAGGATACAGCGTATTGGCTGGATCCGGGACAAAGAAGATATAAAGATCAAAACAGAGCTTTTGGATGGATTGGATTCCGTGTTGCTCAAGATGCTAGAGCAGCTGACAAAAGTAGAACTAGAAGATAA
- the lptC gene encoding LPS export ABC transporter periplasmic protein LptC, producing MKFKNLSYKKNIACLFSCAIFFILTSCEEDLTKRNGNQSKNFPSQIINNAHIIQRDSGFVTLKAVAPIIEKYELIDSPYVVAKRGINIEFFDKKKPKIPGKIIAKYARIFEYKKFYEAKGDVRITSNEGHRFAMQSIYWDQRKNRIYTKDTVYVTMTDGSTLVGANGMTAKDDFSEYTLFNSSGDFTAKQLSESKK from the coding sequence ATGAAGTTTAAAAACTTATCATATAAAAAAAATATAGCATGCCTTTTTAGTTGTGCTATATTTTTTATATTGACATCGTGTGAAGAGGACCTCACCAAAAGAAATGGTAACCAAAGTAAGAATTTCCCCTCACAGATTATTAATAATGCTCACATTATTCAGAGAGACTCTGGATTTGTGACATTAAAAGCAGTAGCCCCAATCATTGAAAAATATGAACTTATAGACAGTCCATATGTGGTTGCTAAAAGAGGAATCAATATTGAATTTTTTGATAAGAAAAAGCCCAAAATCCCGGGAAAGATCATTGCTAAATATGCAAGAATTTTTGAATATAAAAAATTCTACGAAGCAAAAGGTGATGTAAGAATTACCAGTAATGAAGGGCACAGATTTGCAATGCAAAGTATTTACTGGGATCAAAGAAAAAACCGCATTTACACAAAAGATACGGTATATGTAACAATGACAGATGGTTCAACACTTGTAGGAGCTAACGGGATGACCGCTAAAGATGATTTCTCAGAATATACTTTATTCAACAGCTCTGGAGATTTTACAGCTAAACAATTATCTGAATCCAAAAAATAA
- a CDS encoding UDP-N-acetylmuramoyl-tripeptide--D-alanyl-D-alanine ligase has translation MNIEQFYPLFSKANKVTIDSRKIESNDIFFAFSGDNFDAATLAEKAISDGALAVIVERKDFENTARNIFYVPSTLDFLQALAVYHRNQLDIPFIGLTGSNGKTTTKELIHAVLSEKYNVQYTYGNLNNHIGVPLTILSVKPGHEMAVIEMGANHQKEIELLCTIAKPDYGYITNFGKAHLEGFGGFEGVIKGKSELYDYLKEYNKTIVVNENDSIQVDKTENYEPKITFGKKDSDYYFESYSEDHCVGLSYQGTKALSKLTGNYNFTNLCAAVSLGLHFGIDQEKIKHAIESYTPTNMRSQIVKKEGKTLVLDTYNANPSSMAVSLSNFITFEGSKSIIIGDMLELGEESMVEHQNILKQALELGFDEIITVGGNFKKVNLTTLSFENTQELIEYLKLNGIQSDNILLKASRGISLEKALDFI, from the coding sequence ATGAATATAGAACAGTTTTATCCTTTATTTTCGAAAGCCAATAAAGTGACTATTGACAGCAGAAAAATTGAAAGTAATGATATTTTCTTTGCTTTTTCAGGTGATAATTTCGATGCCGCAACTCTAGCAGAAAAAGCTATTTCGGATGGAGCTTTAGCTGTAATTGTCGAGCGTAAGGATTTTGAAAATACAGCGAGAAATATTTTCTATGTTCCTTCTACATTAGATTTTTTACAAGCTCTTGCTGTGTATCATAGAAACCAGCTGGATATTCCTTTTATAGGGCTTACAGGAAGTAACGGTAAAACCACTACAAAAGAGTTGATTCATGCGGTTCTTTCTGAAAAATATAATGTACAGTATACATACGGTAATCTGAATAATCATATTGGGGTTCCATTGACGATTTTATCTGTTAAGCCCGGTCATGAAATGGCTGTTATAGAAATGGGAGCCAATCATCAAAAAGAAATTGAGCTGCTCTGTACCATCGCTAAACCTGATTATGGTTATATCACAAATTTTGGTAAGGCTCATTTAGAGGGATTTGGTGGTTTTGAAGGGGTTATTAAAGGGAAATCTGAACTATATGATTATTTAAAAGAATATAATAAGACGATTGTTGTCAATGAAAACGACAGTATCCAGGTAGATAAAACCGAAAATTATGAACCAAAAATAACCTTTGGTAAAAAAGACTCTGACTATTATTTTGAGTCCTATTCTGAAGATCATTGTGTTGGACTATCCTATCAAGGTACAAAGGCGTTATCAAAGCTGACAGGTAATTATAATTTTACAAATCTTTGTGCAGCGGTAAGTCTTGGACTGCATTTCGGAATTGACCAGGAGAAAATAAAACATGCTATTGAAAGTTATACACCGACTAATATGCGTTCTCAAATTGTAAAAAAAGAAGGTAAGACTCTCGTTCTGGATACGTATAATGCTAATCCTAGTTCGATGGCTGTCTCCTTATCCAACTTTATAACTTTTGAGGGAAGCAAATCCATTATTATTGGGGATATGCTTGAGCTGGGGGAGGAGAGTATGGTCGAGCATCAGAATATTTTAAAACAAGCTCTTGAACTTGGTTTTGATGAAATTATAACTGTAGGAGGAAACTTTAAAAAAGTAAACCTGACGACATTGTCCTTTGAGAATACTCAGGAACTTATAGAATATCTAAAACTGAACGGAATTCAATCTGACAATATTTTACTGAAAGCCTCGAGAGGTATTTCTTTAGAAAAGGCCCTGGACTTTATTTAG
- the porU gene encoding type IX secretion system sortase PorU, with protein MKQIITFLLLSSFVSTLYAQKINIEWNGSKIQDFGDTKINLPNFKNRGFSYGQNNIFIITTQKIGERQLKVSNLVWESVSNRELFELSKNVLPDYDITNVSYYYSEGEQYASVNVGLFKNVKGRIQRLSSFEISEGSGSNQIMNAAKVGTSNNPLSSGAFYKIKVDKSGIFKITTQFLKDNGINPSSVNPKNFRIYGNGGIMLSEFNQDVKYSALQENAIQVVGEDDGIWNDQDYALFYAQGPNGYNLYNKSNGGGFKRADERVDKSENVKNIYDDFSYYYINFDKGAGKRVLPIDADLPATALITRFDNYQVINNDQKNIMKVGRVWTEEAPFTTDKTVTFNLNSPIQGADAIKYRTKVIGYKSQGNSISFDINNQNAQIYSSGSTDPDYLPLTYSGDITNLNGNQISFNYKPNITTNPNGSFYFDYAEVQYKEDLKYNGSQMNFRDFSLTSGTNTSYGFSVNNTAGLEQIWDVTDITNANRRVNKATGSASFNFGYVTADLNFNNEFVAFKADAAYSPQFVERIANQNLSGLQNVDYLIITVPEMMSQAQRLANYHQTKNNFNVQIVDANKIYNEFGSGSRDLTAIRDFITKLNTPLGSLKYVFILGDTSYDYKNRVPNNSNVVSSYQSEQSSEFVTSFVTDDYIVMTKPQTSASVPSNLPDLPVGRLPAANVTEAGIMMDKTLAYYNSLSGQSTPFGEWRMKLDFVVDDDNDGGSPFHDVMNNTLSTVFEQPGSTNLKEYNVRKLYLDAFQAQSTAGGQRYPQVNQAISNDIGNSMYLFYFGHGGISGWAQERVLTLDEINNANNFSNVYSRFPFVSTITCEFTLWDEPETLSAGERFLKMKQGGPAAMITSSRAIGVDYGRDFTDLYTQDIFKLVNDDFETLGVAHLNAKKQKGPQTDHLKVNLLGDPAMKLSRPKRLLVIDNIETPVPGLIRGLDFVKVKGHINNTNGTVNTTFNGRVVINIFDKRLNKKTLNNDGGLTPILNYTEEGSAIVKASGTAVNGVFTVEFYVPKDINYAVGEGRILGYADNKAMDVFNNQSVQVGDINPNGINDSQPPKVKLYMNNTNFADGGITDQNPMLLACVTDDTGINSTGSGIGHDITVYLDGQIINTIVLNDFYASGEGNGCLSPSLADYQKGNVTYPFRNLSIGQHQLSFKVWDINNNSTSATLNFEVKDEADQHLVINRPLNWPNPFTNKTYVQFEHNCDDILNVNVQIYTITGKLVRTLSQAVVAEPFLQGFRTPRQAIEWDGRDDFGATVGKGTYIFKIFAKSQNQEKCKGSATAVEKMVLLK; from the coding sequence ATGAAACAAATAATTACGTTTTTACTCTTATCATCTTTTGTATCAACGCTTTATGCTCAAAAAATCAACATCGAATGGAATGGGTCAAAAATTCAAGATTTTGGCGATACAAAAATCAATCTTCCTAATTTCAAAAACAGAGGTTTTTCGTATGGCCAAAATAACATTTTTATCATAACCACACAAAAAATAGGAGAAAGACAATTAAAAGTTTCTAATTTGGTTTGGGAGTCGGTTTCCAACAGGGAATTGTTTGAATTAAGTAAAAATGTACTACCCGACTACGATATCACCAATGTTTCATATTATTATTCTGAAGGAGAGCAGTACGCCAGCGTAAATGTAGGTTTGTTTAAAAATGTAAAAGGAAGAATCCAGCGACTTTCATCATTTGAAATCTCCGAAGGAAGCGGATCCAACCAAATTATGAATGCCGCTAAGGTCGGTACCAGCAACAATCCTTTGTCGAGTGGCGCTTTCTACAAAATCAAGGTTGATAAATCAGGGATTTTTAAGATCACAACTCAATTTTTAAAAGATAACGGGATCAATCCATCTTCTGTTAATCCAAAAAATTTCAGAATATATGGGAATGGAGGAATCATGCTTTCTGAATTCAATCAGGATGTAAAATACAGCGCTCTACAGGAAAATGCAATACAGGTAGTGGGTGAAGATGATGGGATATGGAATGATCAGGATTATGCATTGTTTTATGCACAGGGACCAAACGGATATAACCTTTACAATAAATCAAATGGCGGTGGATTCAAAAGAGCGGATGAAAGAGTTGATAAAAGTGAGAATGTAAAGAATATCTATGACGACTTCTCTTATTATTATATCAATTTTGATAAAGGAGCCGGAAAAAGAGTTCTGCCAATAGATGCTGACCTTCCTGCAACAGCACTGATTACAAGATTTGATAATTACCAGGTCATTAATAATGATCAGAAAAACATCATGAAAGTAGGAAGAGTGTGGACAGAAGAGGCTCCATTCACTACGGATAAAACAGTAACTTTTAATCTCAACTCCCCTATCCAGGGTGCAGACGCCATAAAATACAGGACAAAAGTAATCGGATATAAATCTCAGGGAAATAGTATTTCGTTTGATATCAACAATCAAAATGCGCAGATCTACTCATCTGGTTCAACGGATCCGGATTACTTACCACTCACTTACAGTGGAGACATCACGAACTTAAATGGGAATCAAATCTCTTTTAATTATAAACCAAATATTACGACCAATCCTAACGGGTCATTTTATTTTGATTATGCAGAAGTTCAATATAAGGAGGACCTGAAATACAATGGCTCACAAATGAACTTCAGGGATTTCTCTCTGACCAGCGGAACTAATACCAGCTACGGATTCAGTGTTAACAATACTGCCGGATTAGAACAAATCTGGGATGTTACAGATATTACCAATGCCAACAGAAGGGTGAACAAGGCTACAGGAAGTGCCAGTTTTAATTTCGGATATGTTACAGCTGACTTGAACTTCAACAATGAGTTTGTGGCTTTTAAAGCAGATGCCGCATATTCACCACAATTTGTAGAGAGAATTGCCAATCAGAATCTATCCGGGTTACAAAACGTAGATTACCTTATTATCACTGTTCCTGAAATGATGTCGCAGGCTCAAAGGCTGGCTAACTATCATCAGACAAAAAATAATTTTAATGTGCAGATTGTAGATGCTAATAAAATCTACAATGAATTTGGCAGCGGCAGCAGAGACCTTACAGCGATCCGTGATTTTATCACTAAATTAAATACCCCACTGGGAAGTTTAAAATACGTATTCATCCTTGGAGATACTTCGTATGATTATAAAAACAGGGTTCCTAATAACTCCAATGTGGTATCGAGTTATCAAAGTGAGCAATCTTCAGAATTTGTTACTTCTTTTGTAACGGATGATTATATCGTAATGACAAAACCTCAGACCTCTGCGTCAGTTCCAAGTAATCTGCCTGATCTTCCGGTGGGAAGACTTCCAGCTGCAAATGTTACTGAAGCAGGAATAATGATGGATAAAACCCTTGCCTACTACAATTCATTATCCGGCCAGTCGACACCTTTTGGAGAATGGCGTATGAAGCTTGATTTTGTTGTGGATGATGACAATGATGGCGGAAGTCCGTTTCATGATGTAATGAACAACACACTATCAACTGTTTTCGAACAGCCGGGATCCACAAATCTTAAAGAATATAATGTACGAAAATTATACCTGGATGCTTTCCAGGCACAAAGTACAGCCGGAGGACAGAGATATCCGCAGGTAAACCAGGCCATCTCCAATGATATCGGAAACAGTATGTACCTATTCTATTTCGGACATGGAGGAATCAGTGGTTGGGCTCAGGAAAGGGTTCTAACTCTGGACGAAATCAATAACGCGAATAATTTTTCTAATGTATACAGTAGATTCCCATTCGTATCTACGATAACCTGCGAATTTACTTTATGGGATGAGCCTGAAACACTTTCTGCCGGAGAACGTTTCCTGAAAATGAAACAGGGAGGGCCGGCAGCTATGATCACATCAAGCCGCGCTATCGGTGTAGATTACGGTCGTGATTTTACAGATCTTTATACTCAGGATATTTTCAAATTGGTGAATGATGATTTTGAAACACTGGGAGTCGCTCATTTGAATGCTAAAAAACAAAAAGGTCCTCAAACAGACCACTTAAAAGTAAATCTGCTTGGTGATCCTGCCATGAAACTAAGCAGACCTAAAAGATTGCTCGTGATCGACAATATTGAAACTCCTGTACCCGGATTAATCAGAGGTCTTGATTTTGTAAAAGTAAAAGGACATATTAATAATACAAACGGAACTGTAAATACAACGTTCAATGGAAGAGTGGTCATCAATATTTTTGATAAAAGATTAAATAAAAAAACGCTTAACAACGATGGTGGTTTAACCCCTATTCTTAATTATACTGAGGAAGGAAGTGCTATTGTAAAGGCATCAGGAACCGCTGTAAACGGAGTCTTTACTGTAGAGTTCTATGTACCTAAAGACATTAACTACGCAGTAGGTGAAGGAAGAATCCTGGGATATGCTGATAATAAGGCTATGGATGTATTCAATAACCAATCTGTTCAGGTCGGAGATATCAACCCGAATGGAATTAATGACAGCCAACCGCCAAAAGTAAAATTATACATGAACAATACCAACTTTGCTGATGGCGGAATTACAGACCAAAATCCAATGTTGCTTGCCTGTGTTACTGATGATACAGGAATAAATTCTACAGGTTCTGGTATCGGTCACGATATTACTGTATATTTGGACGGGCAAATTATCAATACTATTGTTTTGAATGATTTCTATGCTTCCGGAGAAGGAAACGGATGTCTGAGCCCGAGTCTTGCAGATTACCAAAAAGGAAATGTAACCTACCCTTTCAGAAATCTGTCAATCGGTCAGCATCAATTATCCTTTAAAGTTTGGGACATAAACAATAATTCTACATCTGCTACGTTAAACTTTGAAGTTAAGGATGAGGCCGATCAACATTTAGTGATCAACAGACCACTCAACTGGCCTAATCCATTTACAAATAAAACCTATGTTCAATTTGAGCATAATTGTGATGATATCCTAAATGTGAATGTTCAGATCTATACCATAACAGGAAAATTAGTAAGAACTTTATCCCAGGCTGTTGTTGCAGAACCTTTCCTACAGGGCTTTAGAACCCCTCGTCAGGCAATAGAATGGGATGGAAGAGATGATTTTGGGGCAACTGTTGGGAAGGGAACATATATTTTTAAGATATTTGCAAAAAGTCAAAATCAAGAAAAATGCAAAGGAAGTGCTACAGCTGTAGAAAAAATGGTACTTTTGAAGTAA
- the mdlD gene encoding NAD(P)-dependent benzaldehyde dehydrogenase MdlD, whose amino-acid sequence MTSELEQKIRTVFEKQKTFFKTNQTKNIEFRKAQLTKFREVFLGHTDALCEALDIDLGKSRKEAEYVEIQIVSSELDYLLENIDDWAQPTPVESKPHPSGAEIVSKIMYEPYGVNYIIGPFNYPVQLTFSPLIGALIAGNTAIIKPSENTPHVAKVIEKIIEEAFDESYVKVFQGAIEENTLLLSLPFDYIFFTGSPNVGKIVMKAAAEQLIPLTLELGGKSPTIVHKDADIDKAVARISYGKWINCGQTCVAPDYIYIHESVKETFVNKFIAYLKTTYPEGSLGKIGKIVSPNQIKHLAGYLEAAPDKVIYGGKYDLETRHFEATLMDNITWDDQVMQQEIFGPILPIMTYTDIDNALEEINSRPKPLALYVFSESQEFADDVLSRTTSGDAEINSAIIHVGSHFLPFGGVGTSGMGKYHGKFSFEAFSHSRSVLQVK is encoded by the coding sequence ATGACATCAGAATTAGAACAAAAAATCAGGACTGTTTTCGAAAAACAAAAAACGTTTTTTAAAACCAATCAAACCAAGAATATTGAATTCAGAAAGGCACAGCTAACCAAATTCCGTGAGGTATTTCTTGGGCATACGGATGCACTTTGTGAAGCCTTGGACATCGACCTGGGAAAAAGCAGGAAAGAAGCAGAATATGTAGAAATTCAAATTGTATCCAGCGAACTGGATTACCTTCTGGAAAATATTGATGACTGGGCCCAGCCTACTCCGGTAGAATCCAAACCACATCCGTCCGGAGCTGAAATTGTGAGTAAAATAATGTATGAACCTTATGGCGTAAATTATATCATTGGTCCGTTCAATTATCCTGTACAGCTTACGTTCAGTCCTTTAATCGGAGCGTTAATTGCAGGAAATACCGCCATTATCAAACCATCTGAAAACACTCCCCACGTTGCAAAAGTGATTGAAAAGATCATAGAAGAAGCTTTCGATGAATCTTATGTCAAAGTGTTTCAAGGTGCTATAGAAGAAAATACCTTATTATTAAGTCTTCCTTTCGATTATATATTCTTTACAGGAAGTCCTAATGTCGGTAAGATTGTGATGAAAGCTGCTGCTGAACAATTGATTCCGCTTACACTTGAATTAGGAGGTAAATCGCCAACGATTGTACATAAAGATGCCGATATAGATAAAGCTGTAGCAAGAATCTCCTACGGAAAGTGGATCAATTGCGGACAAACCTGTGTGGCTCCCGATTATATTTATATTCATGAATCTGTAAAAGAAACTTTTGTCAATAAGTTTATCGCCTATTTAAAGACTACATATCCTGAAGGATCTTTGGGTAAAATAGGGAAAATCGTCAGCCCCAATCAGATTAAACATCTTGCCGGATATTTAGAAGCCGCGCCGGACAAAGTAATTTACGGAGGTAAATACGATCTTGAAACGCGGCATTTTGAAGCTACACTAATGGACAATATAACCTGGGATGATCAGGTGATGCAACAAGAAATCTTTGGTCCGATCTTACCGATCATGACGTATACTGATATCGATAACGCTTTGGAGGAAATCAATAGCCGTCCAAAACCCCTTGCTTTATACGTTTTCTCCGAAAGCCAGGAGTTTGCTGATGATGTTCTTAGTCGCACAACAAGTGGTGATGCTGAAATCAACAGTGCAATTATCCATGTTGGCTCACATTTCCTCCCATTTGGAGGTGTCGGAACATCCGGAATGGGAAAATACCACGGAAAGTTCAGTTTTGAAGCTTTTAGCCATAGCAGATCTGTTTTACAGGTAAAATAA
- a CDS encoding orotate phosphoribosyltransferase, translating into MNLEGRKIIVNKSSKELAELLKTPDNYKEFMPDGLQKFESREDGFKFGLQGMPEIALKIDEVTDEKAVLKSASSSLDFSLTATLNPLNENQTEVQMLFEGKFNPFIKMMVEKPLQNFINTLTDKIEAYK; encoded by the coding sequence ATGAATTTAGAAGGACGAAAAATTATTGTCAATAAATCATCTAAAGAGTTGGCGGAACTGTTAAAAACACCAGACAACTATAAAGAATTTATGCCGGACGGACTTCAAAAGTTTGAAAGCAGAGAAGATGGATTTAAATTCGGATTACAGGGAATGCCGGAAATCGCTTTAAAAATAGATGAAGTTACAGATGAAAAAGCTGTTTTGAAATCAGCAAGTTCTAGTCTGGATTTTTCATTAACGGCAACTTTAAATCCTCTTAACGAAAATCAAACTGAAGTGCAAATGCTTTTTGAAGGTAAATTCAATCCGTTTATAAAAATGATGGTCGAAAAACCTCTTCAGAATTTTATCAATACTTTGACAGATAAAATAGAAGCTTACAAATAA
- a CDS encoding NUDIX hydrolase produces MYKVFVNEKKLLLSKQSENLEKNVRYENFTTFEIALDLLENTSVKELNVFGDDIDAIWKEFQGLFRIIEAAGGLVSNKSGEMLFIRRLGKWDLPKGKMEKGESREESAVREIEEETGLTDVELVKFINTTYHIYVERNGEKILKCTHWFEMNFDGKDTSKPQIEEGITEVAWKDANQIENEVFPNTFKNIQLIVKEFRKAQTK; encoded by the coding sequence ATGTATAAAGTTTTTGTGAACGAAAAAAAATTATTACTGTCTAAACAGTCTGAAAACCTGGAAAAAAATGTTAGGTACGAAAACTTTACAACTTTTGAAATCGCATTAGATCTTCTTGAAAATACATCTGTAAAAGAATTGAATGTGTTTGGGGATGATATTGATGCAATTTGGAAAGAATTCCAAGGACTTTTCAGGATCATCGAAGCAGCAGGTGGATTGGTCAGTAATAAAAGTGGTGAAATGCTTTTCATCAGGAGACTCGGAAAATGGGACCTTCCAAAAGGGAAAATGGAAAAAGGGGAATCCCGTGAAGAATCTGCAGTAAGGGAAATTGAAGAAGAAACAGGACTTACAGATGTGGAACTGGTAAAATTCATTAATACAACCTACCATATCTACGTGGAAAGAAATGGAGAAAAGATCCTGAAATGTACGCACTGGTTCGAAATGAACTTTGATGGTAAGGATACGTCAAAGCCACAGATTGAGGAAGGAATTACAGAAGTGGCATGGAAAGATGCCAATCAAATAGAAAACGAAGTTTTTCCAAATACTTTTAAAAATATTCAACTGATCGTTAAAGAGTTTAGAAAAGCCCAGACTAAATAA